The following coding sequences are from one Hyla sarda isolate aHylSar1 unplaced genomic scaffold, aHylSar1.hap1 scaffold_592, whole genome shotgun sequence window:
- the LOC130340494 gene encoding olfactory receptor 8H1-like, whose product MTLFIIISLKVTSGSNMSSITTVILMGFPISEVSRLILFCLLVLIYSGTMCGNLVIVLLVSISKNLHSPMYFFLTQVSISDVILVTTIVPSTLHFLYIDSRLMSLWGCIAQYVSFSFALSSECLLLTAMSYDRFFAICDPLRYTSIMDMRRCISLAILCWCLSLSVISVKITNVSQFDFCGPNIVHHFFCDLYPLLQLSCSETSVFQIQITIIVVTLVITPLLLIITSYTCIISSILKIQSLTRRRKVFSTCSSHLTVVCIYYGTLCGIYIIPNKGQEFGVSTAFSLFYTVVTPLLNPIVYSLRNKELKKAFKTSTKRLHTIIKRR is encoded by the coding sequence ATGACGCTCTTTATTATCATATCTCTGAAGGTCACCTCCGGATCCAACATGAGCAGTATAACCACTGTGATCCTCATGGGATTTCCCATCTCCGAGGTCTCCCGGCtgatcctcttctgtcttctggtACTGATCTACTCTGGGACAATGTGCGGGAACCTGGTGATCGTCCTCCTGGTGTCCATCAGTAAGAACCTCCACAGCCCCATGTACTTCTTCCTGACACAAGTCTCTATCTCTGATGTCATCCTGGTCACCACCATTGTCCCCAGCACCCTCCATTTCCTGTACATAGACTCCCGGCTAATGTCTCTATGGGGCTGCATCGCTCAGTACGTCAGTTTCTCATTCGCTCTCAGCTCGGAATGTCTTCTTCTCACCGCCATGTCTTACGATCGTTTTTTTGCGATCTGTGATCCCTTACGTTACACATCTATCATGGACATGAGGCGCTGTATATCTCTGGCCATTTTGTGCTGGTGTTTGAGCCTGTCCGTCATATCTGTAAAGATCACGAACGTGTCCCAGTTTGACTTCTGTGGTCCTAACATTGTCCACCATTTCTTCTGTGACCTCTATCCCCTCTTACAGCTGTCGTGTTCAGAAACCTCCGTATTCCAGATACAAATCACGATTATCGTGGTCACTTTGGTTATTACACCATTACTCCTCATTATAACCTcatatacttgtatcatttcttccATACTAAAGATCCAGTCACTGACCAGGAGACGAAAGGTCTTCTCCACATGCAGCTCCCACCTAACTGTGGTTTGTATATACTATGGGACATTATGCGGCATTTACATCATTCCCAACAAAGGACAAGAGTTTGGGGTGAGTACGGCCTTCTCCTTGTTCTATACAGTGGTGACTCCATTACTGAACCCCATAGTGTACAGCCTGAGAAACAAGGAGCTAAAAAAGGCCTTCAAGACGTCTACAAAGAGACTGCACACAATCATCAAGCGTAGATAG